One Armatimonadota bacterium DNA window includes the following coding sequences:
- the recR gene encoding recombination protein RecR, which produces MLFPRTLERLTRRLENLPGVGPKSAQRLALFLLRRPVEEIQEFAEELLTMRSTVGFCTLCGFLAEGAVCEICQSPGRRRDQICVVADARDVVALERAGEYHGLYHVLHGLISPQDGVNPEKLRLNELIARASDGEVSEVIIATSPTVEGDTTALYAARMLKPTGVKVSRIAYGMPVGGDLDYADAATIASALEWRREM; this is translated from the coding sequence ATGCTCTTTCCCCGCACTCTGGAGCGACTGACGCGCCGATTGGAGAACCTGCCGGGCGTGGGTCCCAAATCGGCCCAGCGCCTGGCGCTCTTTCTGTTGCGCCGCCCAGTCGAGGAGATTCAAGAGTTTGCCGAAGAACTGCTGACCATGCGCTCGACAGTCGGGTTTTGTACGCTGTGCGGTTTTTTGGCCGAGGGCGCCGTGTGCGAGATCTGCCAATCGCCCGGACGAAGGCGCGACCAGATTTGCGTGGTGGCGGACGCCCGCGATGTGGTGGCACTGGAGCGGGCGGGCGAGTATCACGGGCTCTATCACGTGCTGCACGGGCTGATATCGCCCCAAGACGGCGTGAACCCGGAAAAACTGCGATTGAACGAACTAATAGCGCGGGCGTCTGACGGCGAAGTGAGCGAAGTGATCATTGCCACCAGCCCTACCGTCGAGGGCGACACGACCGCGCTCTACGCGGCGAGAATGCTGAAGCCGACGGGCGTCAAGGTCTCTCGAATTGCCTACGGGATGCCCGTGGGCGGCGATCTGGACTATGCCGACGCGGCCACCATCGCCTCCGCCCTCGAATGGCGCCGCGAGATGTAG
- a CDS encoding YbaB/EbfC family nucleoid-associated protein: MPKLPGGMGNMQDLMKQAQKMMEDAQRLEEELDAERVEATAGGGVVKATVSGKGELVALSIQPDAVDPDDVEMLQDLIVGAVREAQSNAEKVRAERTSALTGGLGGGLPF, translated from the coding sequence ATGCCAAAGCTGCCCGGCGGAATGGGCAATATGCAAGACCTGATGAAACAGGCGCAGAAGATGATGGAAGACGCGCAGCGCCTGGAAGAAGAATTGGACGCAGAGCGCGTGGAGGCTACTGCCGGCGGAGGCGTCGTCAAAGCGACCGTCAGCGGCAAGGGCGAACTGGTGGCGCTCTCTATCCAGCCGGATGCCGTAGACCCGGACGACGTGGAGATGCTGCAAGACCTGATAGTGGGCGCGGTGCGCGAAGCGCAATCCAACGCCGAAAAAGTGAGAGCCGAAAGGACGAGCGCGCTGACCGGCGGATTAGGCGGCGGCCTGCCTTTCTAG